From Saimiri boliviensis isolate mSaiBol1 chromosome 20, mSaiBol1.pri, whole genome shotgun sequence:
ACTCCTCAGCACCATGGGCATTCTGCCCAGGCCCAGGTCCACTCACCTTCATGTCTGCGAGGAGCTGCAGACCGTCCCTTGGCCTGCGACACCCGATAGCAAGGTTGCAGAACGTCTGCAGGTTGGGGACGAGGCCCCTCTTTGCCAGGACTGGTAACAGCGCCTTAGCCCCATCCAGGTCTCCCAGCTTGCTCTTCTTTCTCACCAGCGTGTTGAAGAACGTCAGGTCGGCCTCCACCTGGTGCACGTCCGGGAGGGCCAGCACCATGGACTCCATGGGACTCCCAGGCTCTACCACCTCAGCCAGTAATGTGAGGGTCCTGATGTCGGGCTGCTGCCCATGCTCTGCCATCTTGCTCAGGAAGCCATCCAAGCCCCCCATCAAGGCTAGCCGGTCAGCTGGGCTGGTCACTGTCCCAAAGGAGACCACAGTGGTGGGGACCGCCCCGGGGGTCAGGAGGTTGACTTCCAGCTCCACAGGAGGTGGCTTCGGGGCCACTGGGTTGAGGGCCTCTGTGTGGCTGGGATCTGCCTCGGTTTCCACCTCTGGCTGGGCCTTGCTGGGCACTCTGGCTTCCTGAGGCTCTGGAGGCCCAAGTGCCTGAGAAGGTTCCGGAAACAGCTGCCTCTCCAGGGCCTCCACATGCAGCATGGTTGACATGcgattgcctgccttggcctgggaTGTCCTCCTTGGCCGCTGCCTGCCCACCAGGGGCTGAAGCAGGGTTGCCTCTTCCCTAGGCTTCAGAAGCAGCTCTGAGGCCACCTGGGGGTCCCCCAGCCCACAGTCCCGAGCTGCCACCAACAGCAGGTTATAGATGTCCCGATTTGGCTGTAGCCCCAAACTCAGCATCAGCTGCCACACCTGCCAGGGGAGAGACAAACGTCAGCTCAGTGCTCCCACCTGCAGCCAGGCGCAGGGctcatgtctggaatcccagGGCCTTGAGAGttttaggtgggaggatcccttgaggtcaggagttccagacaagaccctgtaacatagcaagaccctgcagCAAAACAAATAGGCCTCAATTCTCAATCTtctggggaaaaattaaaaaaaaaggaagaaaagaaaaaacaaacaggccaggcgtgatggttcacacctataatcccaccactttgggaagctaggggagcagattgcttgaggtcaggagtccaagaccagcccgtccaacgtggtgaaaccccacctctactaaaaatacaaaaattattgggtgtggtggggcatgcacatagtcccagctactcaggaggctaaagtgagagACACTTAACccggaggttgaggttgcagtgagccgagatcacaccacagcactgcagcttgggtgacagagtaagactttgacaaaacaatttaaaaaaaaaattttttttttttttgagacagagtttcgctcttgttacccaggctggagtgcaacggcgcgatcttggctcaccgcaacctccgcctcctgggttcaggcaattctcctgcctcagcctcctgagtagctcggattacaggcacgcgccaccatgcccagctaattttttgtatttttagtagagacggggtttcaccatgttgaccaggatggtctcgatctctcgaccttgtgatccacccgcctcggcctcccaaagtgctgggattacaggcttgagccaccgcgcccggccaaaaaaaaaatttttttaataaaaataaataaaaagctttctAACCGGGAGCTGtggttcacgtctataatcccagcactttgggaggcccacacagtcggatcacatgaggccaggggCTCAAGAcaagcctagtcaacatggtagaacccatctctactaaaaatacaaaattagctgggcatggtggcacacacctgtaatcccagttacttgggaggctgagacaggacaatcctCTGAAcctgtgaggtagaggttgcagtaagccgagatcatgccactgcactccagcctgggcaacagtgagattctgtctcaaaatgaatgaatgagtgagtgactcCTGGGTCCCACCTGCAGAAGTGCTAGCGGGGCTGTGGGAGGATTGAACAAGTCCCCAGGTGAATGTGTGGCAGTCTTTCAGGGATGGTGAGTCTAGAGGGTCTGAGTCGACTGCAAAGCAGAGTGCGAGAGGTGGGGGCTGCCCTCATTCCACCTCCGAAAGCCTCTTCTCCCTGCCATCTGTAGACGGGGGCTGCAGTGGCTGCTGGGTTTTCCCAAAAGAGCACAGATATAAAAATACCCAGCACAGGGCCATCAAGAGTGCTCACAGGATCACCATTTTACACCCCTGGCACAGGAGAAGCAGGGCAggaaggtggggtgggagggacatACCTGGAGGGCGCACCGGAAGCCCGTCTTCTTGTCTTGGATGCAGCCCATAAGGAGAAAACTGAAAGTCTCCTCTGTGACCACGTGCCCTTTGTGGATAATTTCCTGGGGGAGGGAACAAAGAGGTCCCATTGAGAACCTGCAActggctgggcatcatggctcatgtctgtaatcctagcactttgggaggccaaggcaggagtttgagaccagcctgagcaacatagcaaaaccctgtctctacactcAGATCAAggacacctcctccaggaagcttttcCTCGAGTGCACAAAGCAGGACACAGCATACAGTGGCACACACACCTTCCAGTCAGCCTGAGGCCCCTAAGGGCAGGGTTTCATCAGATCCATCTGTGAACCCCAGTGCCCAACAcggctgtctcagcctccctgagtctTCCTGCATGAGGAGAGATAGACACCACAGCCCCGCCCCTGCCATGTGGGACCAGCCCCACAACAGGGAACAGGAAGGCAGGGGAAGTCTCACTTTGAATACATCGAGGCACATCCTAAGGTCTGCACACTTGGCAGCCATCTTCAGCAGTGCATGGTACGTTTTCAAGTTGAGCTGGAAGTTTCTGGCTTGGAGCTGCTGCCGGAGCTTCAGGGCACTCTGCAGAGCCGAGTCCTTCCAGGGAGACTCAGCACAGACATTGAACAGGGCCGTGTAGGTGGCATCTGAGGGCTCCAGGCCCCGCTTTTTCATCTGTGGAGATGGAAGAACCTCTCAGTGGTGGCCCAGGATCAGCTGTATACACAGGTGGGCAGCCGCCCCAGATGGGGCTGAGGCTAGAGCGGACCCCGTTACAGCACCCACCAGGCCAGGCTCTAAGGCAGAGCCATGGTTCACATCAGAGCCCAGCTCTTCAAACACAGATACACTCAAGTGACTCTGAAAACTGAGCCCACACCCATAGATGGACCAAACCGAAGCCATCCTGCCCTGGGCACTTGTCAGCCCACTCCAGGCCTCAGGTGCTGGCAGCAGGGTCTTCCTGATGTCCCCACCTTCAGGCCACCCTGTTGAGGGGAAACGGCCTGTAGTGCTAACTACCTGATGGGTCCTGGGCACCACTTCCTCATGAAAATGGGGATGGCACCATCACCTTGAAAATGGGGATGCCTGTGGCAAGTGGAGGGTGTGCTGCCGTGCTCTAGCGGTGGCCCCGAATCAGTGGCATGATGCACATTGTCAGGGCCACCCAATCTGCTGAGTCACACACCCGGAGGTAGATGACACTCAGCTTATCGAGCCTCCAGGGGACTGGGGCAGGTGCTCAAGGTTGACAATCCCTAGTGAAGCCCAGCACTCTCTACTGCCCAGAGAAGGGCCATCTGGCAGAGGGCAGGCAACAGGCAGCTCGGTGGCAGAAAGAACCCTGCTAGAGCCAGGGCATTTGGGGCTCAAATCCTAGCCCCAGTGCTTTCAAGTGGGGAGGCCTTGGACATGTTCCTTcctcactctgtgcctcagtttccttatctgaaaggCAAAGATGGGAGTACCTACACTGAGGATGATGTAGGCTCTGCGTGTATTGCTGCACTCCACAGAGGCGCACTGACAACTTGCTACCTGCCCGGCACCAGCCCTGAAGTTAGCAGAGCAGACACAGCGTGTCGTTACTGAGCTTACACTCGATCTGGGagacacactgcaggtgagtcactaaaaacagtaacaagactaggtgcagtggctcgtgccggcaatcccaggactttgggaggctgagatgggcaaatcacctgaggtcaggagttcaagaacagcttggccaacatgtcttctacaaaaaaattagtcaggggtggtggtgggtgcctttaatcccagctactcgggaggctgaggaaggagaaacacttgaacctgggagctggaagttgcagtgaaccgagatcatgctactgtactccagcctgggggacagagccaagactcctgtctcaaaaaatatataaataaaataaaaaaccataaaaaataaaaacttttggctgggtgtggtggtgcacacctgtaatcccagcaattggggacgccaaggcaggtggatcacctgaggtcaggagtttgaaaccagcctggccaacatggtggaaccccgtctctactaaaaatacaaaaattagccaggcatggtggtgtacacctgtagtaccagctactggggaggctgaggcaggagaatcacttgaacctgggaggcagaggttgcagtgagcagagatcacgccactgcactccagcctggcgacagcgagactctgtctcaaaaaataataataactttgtcttaaacagacagagtgagactctgtctcaaataaataaataaataaataaataagcgagactcactctgtctcccaggctggaatgcaatgtcgatctctgatcactgcaacctccgtttcccaggttgaagttgattctcctgcctcagcctcctcacaagtagctgggagtacaggagcacaccaccatgcccagctaatttttgcatttttagtagagacaggtttcaccatgtgggtcagaatggtcttgatctctcgacctcatgataagcctgccacagcctctcaaaagtgctggattacaggcataagccaccgcaccaggccaaaaataataatttttttttgagacggagtttcgctcttgttacccaggctggagtgcaatggcgctatctcggctcaccgcaacctccgcctcctgggttcaggcaattctcctgcctcagcctcctgagtagcttggattacaggcatgtgccaccatgcccagctacttttttgtatttttagtagagacagggtttcaccatgttgaccaggatggtctcgatctcttgaccttgtgagccacccgcctcagcctcccaaagtgctgggattacaggcttgagccaccgcgcccggccaataattttttaaaaagtatgtaataGTAAATTATCATCTGTCACTGCAATTTCTTCCCCTTGCTTCCAACTAGAGGCCATAAGAGTATGTCTCAAATAACGAGAAGCCTAAGGTTCCCTGGAGCCCTCAGTTTCCAGCTGCAGAAGAGGTGTCTCTCCTGCAGAGTCTACAGGACTaactaaataaaaggaaatagcttcCTGGCTCTGAGAATAACAAATATAACACACCTAAGAGGTGAGTGGATGTAAAGGAAAGCCACTTCCAGGAGGAGTGAGAGCCTTTTGCAAAGTGCCAGCTCTGGAAGAAGGGTGCACGTGTGTACACATTGTGAGAAAGGAGGACTggatgtaactgaaaaaaaaaaaaaaaaaaaaaaaggggctaggttcgatggctcatgcctataatcccagcactttgggaggccaagatgggtggatcacttgaggtcaggagttcaagaccagcctggtcaacatgataaaatgctatctctactaaaaatacaaaaaaatggccgggcacggtggctcacacctgtaatcccagcactttgggaggccaaagcaggtggatcacgaggtcaagagatcaagaccatcctggtcaacatggtgaaaccccgtctctactaaaaatacaaacaaattagctgggcatggtggtgcgtgcctgtaatcctagctactcaggaggctgaggcaggagaattgcctgaacccaggaggcagaggttgcggtgagtggagatcacgccattgcactccagcctgggtaacaagagcgaaactctgtcttaaaaaaaaaacaaaaacaaaaataaaaaaatgagccaggcatggtggcttgcccctgtattcccagctactctcaggaggctgaggcatgagaagcacttgagcccagagggcagtgattgcagtgagccaagatcgtaccgctgcactccagcctgggcgacaaagtgagaatctgtctcaaaaaaagagggaaaaaaaaggagcatGTGCGGTGGctgtggcctgtaatcccagcactttgggaggctaagtcggATGGCCAGGGGTTAGaggccagcctagacaacacagcaCAATCCTacctctataaaaatttttaaaattagcccaATAAGGTGCTACacacctgtagttacagctactggcaaggctaaggcaggaagaactcttgagcccaggagtaggagactgcagtgagctatgattgtactctagcctaggcaacagagtgaaattccgtctcttttttttgtgagaaagtcttgctctgttgcccaggctggcatgcagcgGCTCAatgttggctcaccacaacctctgcctcttaggttcaagtgattctcctgcctcagcctcctgag
This genomic window contains:
- the PTCD1 gene encoding pentatricopeptide repeat-containing protein 1, mitochondrial isoform X1 translates to MDLMRLTRLFSRARPMGLFILQHLDPCRVRWAGGREGLMQPVWAAFSSSSSQLPLGQENTGSLGSDPSHSNPTTTQEEDEEEEESFGTLSDKYSSRKLFRKSTAQYYNLRLREHNEEDEQREPEPKLWRGRRNTPYWYFLQCKRLIKEGKLVEALDLFERQMLKEERLQPMESNYTVLIGGCGRVGYLKKAFKLYNEMKKRGLEPSDATYTALFNVCAESPWKDSALQSALKLRQQLQARNFQLNLKTYHALLKMAAKCADLRMCLDVFKEIIHKGHVVTEETFSFLLMGCIQDKKTGFRCALQVWQLMLSLGLQPNRDIYNLLLVAARDCGLGDPQVASELLLKPREEATLLQPLVGRQRPRRTSQAKAGNRMSTMLHVEALERQLFPEPSQALGPPEPQEARVPSKAQPEVETEADPSHTEALNPVAPKPPPVELEVNLLTPGAVPTTVVSFGTVTSPADRLALMGGLDGFLSKMAEHGQQPDIRTLTLLAEVVEPGSPMESMVLALPDVHQVEADLTFFNTLVRKKSKLGDLDGAKALLPVLAKRGLVPNLQTFCNLAIGCRRPRDGLQLLADMKKCQVTPNTHIYSALINAAVQKLDYTYLINILKDMRQNSVPVNEVVIRQLEFAAQYPPTFDRYKGKNTYLEKIDGFRAYYKQWLKVMPAEETPHPWQKFRTKPREDQDTSREADVDRGLGGR
- the PTCD1 gene encoding pentatricopeptide repeat-containing protein 1, mitochondrial isoform X2 produces the protein MDLMRLTRLFSRARPMGLFILQHLDPCRVRWAGGREGLMQPVWAAFSSSSSQLPLGQENTGSLGSDPSHSNPTTTQEEDEEEEESFGTLSDKYSSRKLFRKSTAQYYNLRLREHNEEDEQREPEPKLWRGRRNTPYWYFLQCKRLIKEGKLVEALDLFERQMLKEERLQPMESNYTVLIGGCGRVGYLKKAFKLYNEMKKRGLEPSDATYTALFNVCAESPWKDSALQSALKLRQQLQARNFQLNLKTYHALLKMAAKCADLRMCLDVFKEIIHKGHVVTEETFSFLLMGCIQDKKTGFRCALQVWQLMLSLGLQPNRDIYNLLLVAARDCGLGDPQVASELLLKPREEATLLQPLVGRQRPRRTSQAKAGNRMSTMLHVEALERQLFPEPSQALGPPEPQEARVPSKAQPEVETEADPSHTEALNPVAPKPPPVELEVNLLTPGAVPTTVVSFGTVTSPADRLALMGGLDGFLSKMAEHGQQPDIRTLTLLAEVVEPGSPMESMVLALPDVHQVEADLTFFNTLVRKKSKLGDLDGAKALLPVLAKRGLVPNLQTFCNLAIGCRRPRDGLQLLADMKADHHIPVTVSPGNSHRGVRRWCLLRHFLPESVGA